DNA from Geobacter sulfurreducens PCA:
ATGCCCCGCGCGAGAAGGCACTGGAGATCGGCGCTCATCTGCTTCACATGCTGGCAACGATTGTCCCTTCAGCCAAACAGCAGAGCTTCGCAGCTCACAACCTGGCCGACCTTGCCCTGGTTTCCTTTTCCGATATCCCGGTATCGCTCGCAAATGCATTCGAAAAACCTGTCCGTAGCGTCAATGGCAGCGGCTTCAAAGAGCCTTCCATTGCTGAACTGCATAACTACTGGCAGCAGATCCATACAGGTTACGGCCTTTCCGAGCGGTGCGGCGAGTTCATCCTCGGTCAGAGTAGCGTCCCTGAAGGGATCACCCGGAAGAGTACTATTGAAGAACTCAAAACCTGGGTGATGAACAACGGAGAGGGGTAACCATGCGTGATTATCTGATCCTCAAGCTGCAAGGACCCATGCAGTCATGGGGGGAGCATACTTTCGAGGGAAAGCGACCGTCCGGCAATTTCCCCACACGTAGCGCCCTCCTCGGCCTGCTCGGGGCCTGCCTGGGCATCAGGCGAAACGAGGCCGGTCGCCTGCAACAACTGGCAGACAGCGTTGCCTTTGCCGTTCGTAAGGAAGAACGCTTCCGAATTAGGCACGACGGCCGGAAAACTTCCCTGCCGATCATCAAGGCAACCGATTACCACACGGTGAGGGATGCGCGGGAGGATTATTTCGGCCTGAAAAGCCATGAGACCATTCAGACTTGGCGTGAATACCTGTTCGATGCTACCTACACCGTGGCCGTCTGGAATACCGACGTTGCGACGATATCGCTGGTTGAACTGGAACAGGCCGTAAAGTCGCCCCACTTCACCCCCTATCTTGGTCGGCGCAGTTGTCCATTGTCCCGTCCGCTGTTCGAGATGAGCTTTTCTGCAGCGAATGCCTGTGACGCTTTGCGCATGATTCCTTCGGATGGTGGGGTGATCTACAGTGAGGAGCCGGGCGAAACACGAACCATACGGCTTCGTGACGTGCCATTGGTGCGCCAGCCACGCCAGTTTGCCAGCCGCAACGTCCATGTCTATGGAGGGGTCGATGTATCTGAGTAAAGTCTTGATCAACGGGACAGCCTGTCGCAATCCCTACGAGATTCATCGAGTGTTGTGGAAGCTCTTTCCCGAAGATGCCGATGCCGAGCGTGATTTTCTCTTTCGTGTTGAGCGATCCGGTCAACAGAGCGTGGAGGTGTTGTTGCAGTCCCGACGTGAACCTACTATGGCTGCATCTCGTGAAGTACTCTTGATGGGAAGCAAACCCTACCTTCTCAGCCTCCAGCAGGATCAGCAGCTGCGCTTTATGCTAGTCGCCAACCCGATAAAGACGATCAACGACGAAAGCGCGAGACTAAATAGTGCCAATGAAATAAAGAAGTGCCGCGTTCCGCTGATTCGTGAGGAGGATCTGCGTGCATGGCTGAAACGGAAACTTGAGGGCGTGGCCGTCATTGAGGCGGTCGAGGTAGAAAAGCGGCCGGCTATGAACTTTCGTAAGGCCAGGGAAAAGCGGGTCGGTAAGGTACAGGCGGTTAGTTTTCATGGTGTGTTGTCAGTGACGGACCCCGTCGGGTTGATATCCCTGATCAATACCGGCATCGGCCCTGCCAAGGCCTTTGGCTGCGGTTTGCTATCGCTGGCTAGGACATAAATTCTCCCCCCGCCCCCCTTTCATAAAGGGGGGAAAGGAGCCTTTTCGGCAGGTGTGATAATAGGCAACAGGACTATCGGTACAAATTAACCTTAATATTAATAATACTGTTGAATAAATTAACAAATATATTAATATTTGTAGTAATAAAATTAATTTAGAGGTTAATTATGCTGCCAAGCCGAAAACGTCTCGTTCTTGAACAACTGGGGAAAACTCTCTCACGTTTCGCCGGACTACAAGCAGTATCTCCCCCGGCAAGGGGGTGGATACGAGCCATCCGGGAAGCGTTGGGGATGTCTGGCGTACAGTTTGCCGCCCGTTTGGGGGTGACGCCGCCACGGGTGACGGCGCTGGAACGGGATGAACTGTCCGGGGCCGTTACCATGAAGACCATGCGCCAGGCTGCGGAGGCTCTGGATTGCGTGTTTCTCTATGCTCTGGTGCCGCGCACGAGCCTTGAGGAAACCATTAGGAGGCAGGCGGAGGCCGTGGCGCGTGAGCGCCTGTTGCGGGTGTCCCACACCATGATGCTGGAAAGCCAGCAGCTCTCGGAAGAGGAGATGAAACAGGCGCTGGATGCTGCGGTGGAGGAACTGGTGCGGACTATGCCGAAAGATTTGTGGAGCAAAGCCCCATGAACTTCGAGTACCCCGACGGGGCAACTCCTCTTGATTCAGATGAGGCTGAAGGGCTTCTCCTGACGCATATTACCTCACGCGGCGAGCTGGATCGCTGGGAGCAGGAAAATATCGCGGAAGGGGAGGCCTGGGCTTTCGGACGCAGGCAGAAGAATATCCTGAGCGAAGCCTTTATTCGTCGTCTGCATAAGCGGATGTTCGGCCATGTATGGCGTTGGGCCGGAGAGTTCCGCAGAAGCGACAAGAATATCGGCGTCACGTGGTGGCAGGTGCCGATTGAACTACGCAAACTGTGCGACGATGTTGTCGCCTGGATAGCGTTCGGCACCTACCCGCCCGACGAGATTGCCGTGCGGTTCCATCACCGGCTGGTGGCCATACATCCGTTTGCCAACGGCAACGGCCGGCATGCCCGGACCATGACCGACCTGTTGCTCGTCCAGGCTCTGCAGCGTCCTCGATTTACCTGGGGAAGCGGCAATCTCGTCAGTGTCGGCGACTGCCGGCGCTACTATATCGAAGCGCTTCGCGCCGCCGACCGGCATGATTATCAACTTCTGCTGGAATTTGTGCGGATGTGATCCTGATTTGCCAAGGAGGTGTCAGCAATGCAGCCACAGCTTCCTCCCCTTAAACCCATCCCGATAAAAGATCGCATCTCGGTTCTCTATGTGGAAAGGGGGAACCTCGATGTGCTTGACGGCGCCTTCGTGGTGGTGGACAAGACCGGCGTCCGCACCCATCTCCCCGTTGGCGGGGTGGCGTGTCTCATGCTGGAGCCGGGCACACGGGTATCCCATGCAGCGGTGACGCTCGCCTCCCGGATCGGCTGCCTCCTCGTCTGGATCGGCGAGGCCGGGGTCAGGCTCTACGCCTCGGGCCAGCCGGGCGGGGCGCGGGCCGACCGGCTCCTCTATCAGGCGAAACTGGCCCTGGACGATTCGGCTCGGTTGAAAGTTGTGCGCAAGATGTACGCCCTCCGCTTCAGGGAAGAACCTCCCGAGCGGCGGAGCGTGGAACAACTGCGCGGCATTGAGGGGGTGAGGGTTCGTAAGATGTATGAGCTTCTCGCCCGCCAGCACGGTGTTGCGTGGAAGGCCCGCAACTACGACCACACTCAGTGGGAAAGCGGCGATGTGCCGAACCGCTGTCTGTCATCGGCCACCGCCTGTCTCTACGGTATCTGCGAGGCGGCGATCCTGGCGGCGGGCTATGCGCCGGCGGTCGGTTTCATCCATACCGGCAAGCCCCAATCGTTCGTCTACGACATCGCCGACATCTTCAAGTTCGAAACCGTGGTGCCGGTGGCCTTCCGGATCGCCGCCAAAAAGCCCCGCGACCCGGAGCGGGAAGTGCGGCTCGCCTGTCGCGATGCCTTCCGTCAGTCAAAGATTCTGCATCGCATCATACCTACCATTGAGCAAGTGCTAGCAGCCGGTGGCATGGATGTGCCCACGCCGCCGCCCGAGTCGGTCGAAGCCGTAATTCCGAACAAGGAGGGGATCGGAGATGCTGGTCATCGTGGTTGAGAATGCGCCTCCGAGGCTGCGCGGCCGGCTGGCTCTCTGGCTGCTTGAAGTGCGGGCCGGAGTCTACGTGGGCAAAGTCTCGCGTCGGGTGCGGGAGATGATCTGGAATACCACCGTGCAGGGGATAGACGACGGTAACGCCGTCATGGCTTGGAGTACCAACACAGAGTCGGGTTTCGATTTCCTAACCCTCGGCGCTAACCGGCGAGTTCCGGTAGAGATGGATGGAATCAAGCTGGTGTCATTCCTGCCGGAGAATGGAGCACAGCAGGCTGCCGAACCATGACGAAACCTGTGAGAAAAGTTGGTAGGTTTGAGTTGTTTGGAAATTGCATGTGAATTCAATGATGTAGAGGAAGTGTGTTCCCCGCATGCGCGGGGATGAACCGATCGCCCTGGAGACCACCGCCCGTGACGGCGAGTGTTCCCCGCATGCGCGGGGATGAACCGAGCCGGCGTTCAAACGCGACACTGGCGGCCGAGTGTTCCCCGCATGCGCGGGGATGAACCGGCCTGTTCCCCCTCGTCGGCCAGGTTGTTGTGGTGTTCCCCGCATGCGCGGGGATGAACCGTCGTCGAAGACATGGACCAGGCCGACGCCGTAGTGTTCCCCGCATGCGCGGGGATGAACCGTGCTCTCCGGGCTCTCCGGTCTGGTGAATTTCGTGTTCCCCGCATGCGCGGGGATGAACCGGTTTCCGGTCGCAGCATGGAGCCGATGATCGTGTGTTCCCCGCATGCGCGGGGATGAACCGCTCACCCAATGACCTGGTACTGCCCGGTATATGTGTTCCCCGCATGCGCGGGGATGAACCGCTTCTGTCGCTCACGCTCAATGCGGTCCGTACGTGTTCCCCGCATGCGCGGGGATGAACCGCAACGGATCGACTACTGGGACTGCACTGTTTAGTGTTCCCCGCATGCGCGGGGATGAACCGATTACGCGCATGCCAGCTCCAACCATGCTCGAGTGTTCCCCGCATGCGCGGGGATGAACCGGGGGTAAAGGGGGGCATGATGCCCCCCTCTGCTGTGTTCCCCGCATGCGCGGGGATGAACCGGCCGTTACCGGTAACCCCGGTCGTTATGATGGGTGTTCCCCGCATGCGCGGGGATGAACCGACAGTAGCAACGATAGCGAGAGAAAGGAAAATGTGTTCCCCGCATGCGCGGGGATGAACCGGTGCTCTCGGTTCCGGTAAGACATACTATGCTGTGTTCCCCGCATGCGCGGGGATGAACCGATATTTTTGGTAATCAGCAGGGTTTTTAGTCGGTGTTCCCCGCATGCGCGGGGATGAACCGACGATACAGCAGACGATACAGGAGCAAGGACAGTGTTCCCCGCATGCGCGGGGATGAACCGTACCAGGAATGTGTTTAGAACGCTCGAGAGCCGTGTTCCCCGCATGCGCGGGGATGAACCGTTCAATGGGTTGATTTGATGGATTCCAAGCTTGTGTTCCCCGCATGCGCGGGGATGAACCGTGCCGGGGGGGTGGCGCCGGCGGTGGTGTCTTGTGTTCCCCGCATGCGCGGGGATGAACCGGTACCGGGCCGCTCCTCCATGACCAACGCCAAGTGTTCCCCGCATGCGCGGGGATGAACCGGTCGGCAGCCGGCCCTGGGTGCTCTCCTCGGGGTGTTCCCCGCATGCGCGGGGATGAACCGTAGACCTCTGCAGCGCCTTTGCCACTGCAGCAGTGTTCCCCGCATGCGCGGGGATGAACCGTCGGCAGCGGTAAATCCGTCATGCGCCGCAAAGTGTTCCCCGCATGCGCGGGGATGAACCGCCCCTTGTCGCTGCCGGACTTTTTCTTCAGGTGTGTTCCCCGCATGCGCGGGGATGAACCGTCAGCCGGGCCGCCGACCCCAGCGCCCGGGAGGTGTTCCCCGCATGCGCGGGGATGAACCGGCCCGGTCTGGCGGGCCGACCAGATCATCACCGTGTTCCCCGCATGCGCGGGGATGAACCGAACCAGTCGGTGGCGTCGGTCTGGAAGGGGTTGTGTTCCCCGCATGCGCGGGGATGAACCGTTCAACCCATATATGGGACTATGCGGCTAGGCGTGTTCCCCGCATGCGCGGGGATGAACCGGAGGCGTAAGCATGGCAACAGAGACTCAGAACGTGTTCCCCGCATGCGCGGGGATGAACCGAGCTAGGCGACATCTCGTCTTTTGTCCGTGCCGTGTTCCCCGCATGCGCGGGGATGAACCGCACGACTCACCGCCTGGCTGGCGGCCGACGAGGTGTTCCCCGCATGCGCGGGGATGAACCGTATTCCCAGGTTAGCGGTTGCAGCCACAGCATGTGTTCCCCGCATGCGCGGGGATGAACCGCCATCAGCAACGCCGCAGACCGCGCCGGCATCGTGTTCCCCGCATGCGCGGGGATGAACCGGCTGGTTCATGGGGCGTTCACCTCCGCAGGCCGTGTTCCCCGCATGCGCGGGGATGAACCGAGGGCCGGGCCATGATCCAGGCCGACCTCGACGTGTTCCCCGCATGCGCGGGGATGAACCGGTTTTTCTGGAGGAGGTGCCCCCCTGGCATGCGTGTTCCCCGCATGCGCGGGGATGAACCGGCTGTGTCTGCTGTGATAATCTTGAGAGTGATGTGTTCCCCGCATGCGCGGGGATGAACCGGGCGAGGTTAGGCGGAGGCTGGAGAGCATCGCGTGTTCCCCGCATGCGCGGGGATGAACCGACGAGCCACTGAAACTCAGCCCCTGGCCCAGAGTGTTCCCCGCATGCGCGGGGATGAACCGGACCACGGCTACCTCAAGAGCGTGTTGAAATCGTGTTCCCCGCATGCGCGGGGATGAACCGCTGCCCGCCTGGGGCTTGATCTCCAGCAGGCCGTGTTCCCCGCATGCGCGGGGATGAACCGCTGCGGGAACAGCAGGCCGAACGCCTGGGCCAGTGTTCCCCGCATGCGCGGGGATGAACCGACCCCGGCAACCTGACGTGCGGCGTTTGGGTCGTGTTCCCCGCATGCGCGGGGATGAACCGCTCGCCAGGGGGCAATCTTTGCTCCTGCCACGGTGTTCCCCGCATGCGCGGGGATGAACCGATGCAGATCCTCGTCGCCTACGATACCGCCGTGTGTTCCCCGCATGCGCGGGGATGAACCGCTCGCGGTCGGAGCTGCCGGTGAGGCGGCGCCGTGTTCCCCGCATGCGCGGGGATGAACCGTGCTCTGGCCCGACACGCCTCCTGAGCAGCGCGTGTTCCCCGCATGCGCGGGGATGAACCGCCCTCCCCATCCCTGGTCGTAACCCGAAGATTGTGTTCCCCGCATGCGCGGGGATGAACCGCCCAGCGGATCGTCAACGACGAGCGGCACCTCGTGTTCCCCGCATGCGCGGGGATGAACCGGTGCGCGAGGGTATTTGCGGTCAAGGGCATCGGTGTTCCCCGCATGCGCGGGGATGAACCGACCACCGCCCCCATCACCTGGACCGGCGTCAAGTGTTCCCCGCATGCGCGGGGATGAACCGAAATTAACCACACCGGACCGCTGTTTCTCAACGTGTTCCCCGCATGCGCGGGGATGAACCGATCCTGTCGAGGCCCTGCAACTCCTGGGAGAGGTGTTCCCCGCATGCGCGGGGATGAACCGGCGAATGCCGTTCGCCCGACCTACGGTCGGACGTGTTCCCCGCATGCGCGGGGATGAACCGGGGTCTGGTCCGGTGGATGTCTATCTGTGCAGGTGTTCCCCGCATGCGCGGGGATGAACCGATGCATTCGGGGAAAGCCCTTATCGTGACATTGTGTTCCCCGCATGCGCGGGGATGAACCGCAGATGAAAGGAACCTGAAAATGGCACTCAGAGTGTTCCCCGCATGCGCGGGGATGAACCGCGACACAGGATCGCGTCGCCAGTCTTGATCTCGTGTTCCCCGCATGCGCGGGGATGAACCGGGGTATAACCCGCCTATAGACGCCGACTACGCGTGTTCCCCGCATGCGCGGGGATGAACCGATACACAAGAATGGCCGGATCGAGATGCCGAAGTGTTCCCCGCATGCGCGGGGATGAACCGTCAATATTTTAGTTTTGCTGGTCAGGCGTTTCGTGTTCCCCGCATGCGCGGGGATGAACCGCTCGTCAGCGCCATGCTCAAAGAGGCGGCCGGGTGTTCCCCGCATGCGCGGGGATGAACCGCTGGATATCACCGAGGGGGGCGCCGTTGTCCTGTGTTCCCCGCATGCGCGGGGATGAACCGTGTCCACCCCGTAATTTCCGAGACTTTTTTAGGTGTTCCCCGCATGCGCGGGGATGAACCGAATGCACCGTCCGCAATTACCGCTTTAGCTATGTGTTCCCCGCATGCGCGGGGATGAACCGCCTTTGTAATAGTCGAAGCCGAACTCGACGCCGTGTTCCCCGCATGCGCGGGGATGAACCGGGTGATGTACGCCCCACCATCAATTGAGACCTGTGTTCCCCGCATGCGCGGGGATGAACCAGCCGAGCACGACGAAGAGAAACTCCGCAAGTGGTGTTCCCCGCATGCGCGGGGATGAACCGATATGGGGAACTAAGTGGAACGCCTGTGAGTCGTGTTCCCCGCATGCGCGGGGATGAACCGCGGTATCAAATGAGGCCTTCCCCTCGTCAGGGGTGTTCCCCGCATGCGCGGGGATGAACCGTATAATGAAGAAGGGAGAATTGAACAATGGGTGTGTTCCCCGCATGCGCGGGGATGAACCGAATCGCTTTGAGGTTCGTTGCTGGAACGAGGAGTGTTCCCCGCATGCGCGGGGATGAACCGATGAGGGCTGAAAACCCGGCAATCGAACCCTGGTGTTCCCCGCATGCGCGGGGATGAACCGGTCATTTCTGTTCTCCAGCCGCTATCGCCAGCGTGTTCCCCGCATGCGCGGGGATGAACCGGCGGCCTGGAGGCGGTCGACTCCTTCACGGCCGTGTTCCCCGCATGC
Protein-coding regions in this window:
- the cas5e gene encoding type I-E CRISPR-associated protein Cas5/CasD, translated to MRDYLILKLQGPMQSWGEHTFEGKRPSGNFPTRSALLGLLGACLGIRRNEAGRLQQLADSVAFAVRKEERFRIRHDGRKTSLPIIKATDYHTVRDAREDYFGLKSHETIQTWREYLFDATYTVAVWNTDVATISLVELEQAVKSPHFTPYLGRRSCPLSRPLFEMSFSAANACDALRMIPSDGGVIYSEEPGETRTIRLRDVPLVRQPRQFASRNVHVYGGVDVSE
- the cas6e gene encoding type I-E CRISPR-associated protein Cas6/Cse3/CasE, coding for MYLSKVLINGTACRNPYEIHRVLWKLFPEDADAERDFLFRVERSGQQSVEVLLQSRREPTMAASREVLLMGSKPYLLSLQQDQQLRFMLVANPIKTINDESARLNSANEIKKCRVPLIREEDLRAWLKRKLEGVAVIEAVEVEKRPAMNFRKAREKRVGKVQAVSFHGVLSVTDPVGLISLINTGIGPAKAFGCGLLSLART
- a CDS encoding mobile mystery protein A, coding for MLPSRKRLVLEQLGKTLSRFAGLQAVSPPARGWIRAIREALGMSGVQFAARLGVTPPRVTALERDELSGAVTMKTMRQAAEALDCVFLYALVPRTSLEETIRRQAEAVARERLLRVSHTMMLESQQLSEEEMKQALDAAVEELVRTMPKDLWSKAP
- a CDS encoding mobile mystery protein B gives rise to the protein MNFEYPDGATPLDSDEAEGLLLTHITSRGELDRWEQENIAEGEAWAFGRRQKNILSEAFIRRLHKRMFGHVWRWAGEFRRSDKNIGVTWWQVPIELRKLCDDVVAWIAFGTYPPDEIAVRFHHRLVAIHPFANGNGRHARTMTDLLLVQALQRPRFTWGSGNLVSVGDCRRYYIEALRAADRHDYQLLLEFVRM
- the cas1e gene encoding type I-E CRISPR-associated endonuclease Cas1e, producing MQPQLPPLKPIPIKDRISVLYVERGNLDVLDGAFVVVDKTGVRTHLPVGGVACLMLEPGTRVSHAAVTLASRIGCLLVWIGEAGVRLYASGQPGGARADRLLYQAKLALDDSARLKVVRKMYALRFREEPPERRSVEQLRGIEGVRVRKMYELLARQHGVAWKARNYDHTQWESGDVPNRCLSSATACLYGICEAAILAAGYAPAVGFIHTGKPQSFVYDIADIFKFETVVPVAFRIAAKKPRDPEREVRLACRDAFRQSKILHRIIPTIEQVLAAGGMDVPTPPPESVEAVIPNKEGIGDAGHRG
- the cas2e gene encoding type I-E CRISPR-associated endoribonuclease Cas2e, with protein sequence MLVIVVENAPPRLRGRLALWLLEVRAGVYVGKVSRRVREMIWNTTVQGIDDGNAVMAWSTNTESGFDFLTLGANRRVPVEMDGIKLVSFLPENGAQQAAEP